A part of Miscanthus floridulus cultivar M001 chromosome 6, ASM1932011v1, whole genome shotgun sequence genomic DNA contains:
- the LOC136460451 gene encoding uncharacterized protein, protein MVPGRASKPLRKITLLVQFNTASNYCIKHINFYIADFNTAYHTILGRPARAKFMAVPHYAYLVLKMPSPIGVLALWANLSIAYAYKTESLALVEATNLSIQMASVVTDAKTMPTDDLEIPSLEPPHASSKSKETNEVGLGLDDPSKTIKIGAHLDPK, encoded by the coding sequence atggtacctggcagggcatccaaaccacttagaaagatcaccctactagtacagttcaACACGGCTAGCAACTACTGCAtcaaacacatcaacttctacatcgccgacttcaacaccgcctaccacaccatacttggtcgaccagctcgggccaagttcatggccgtaccgcaCTACGCCTatttggtgctgaagatgccttcgcctataggagtcctagccctgtGGGCCAATCTCTCCATTGCCTACGCCtacaagacagagagtctcgccctcgttGAAGCCACTAACCTCTCCAttcagatggccagtgtggtcaccgatgccaagacgatgcccaccgatgacctagagatcccatcgctaGAGCCTCCTCACGCCTCCTCCAAGTCCAAAGAAACCAATGAGGTTGGCCTTGGCCTCGATGATCCCTCCAAGACCAttaagattggggctcaccttgaccccaaatag